The nucleotide sequence GGCGAAGGGGAAGAGGCCGACAACATCGTCGGGGGGCCCGAGCATTCCACGCTGGCCAACGACGCTTTTCCCAGCCACGAATTCGACTTCATGCTCAGCAATCCGCCCTACGGCAAAAGCTGGAAGAGCGACCTGGAACGCATGGGCGGCAAGGACGGCATGCAGGACCCGCGCTTCATCATCGATTACGCCGGCGAGAGCGACTACTCGCTGATCACGCGCAGCAGTGACGGCCAGATGCTGTTCATGGCGAACCTGCTGAGCAAGATGAAGCAGGGCACGCCCCTGGGCAGCCGCATCGCGACCGTTCACAATGGATCGAGCCTGTTCACCGGCGACGCCGGGCAGGGCGAGAGCAACATCCGGCGCTGGATCATCGAGAACGACTGGCTTGAGGCCATCGTCGCGCTGCCGCTGAACATGTTCTACAACACCGGCATCGCCACCTACGTCTGGGTACTGACCAACCGCAAGCCCGCGCACCGCCGCGGCAAGGTGCAGCTGATCGACGCCACCGGCTGGAATAAGCCGCTGCGCAAGAACATGGGCATGAAGAACTGCGAGCTGGCCGAAGGGGACATCGACCGCATCCTGGCCGCCTTCCTGACCCTGGAGGAGAGCGAGCAGTCCAGGGTCTTCCCCAACGAGGCCTTCGGCTATCACAAGATCACGGTGGAGCGCCCCCTGCGCCTGCGGGTGGACCTGAGCGAGGGACGGCGCCGGCAGTTCCAGACCGTCTGCACCGAAGCCGAAGAGCTGGGTGTGGTCAAGCTGATCACCCTGGCCGCCGAGAAGCTCGGAGCCGGGCCACACACCAACTACAACACGTTCAGCCAGCAGCTGAGGCTTCTGGCCGATCAACAGGGCTTTAAGCTGACCGCCAAGCGGCTCAAGCTGATTCAGGGCAGTTTGGCCGAACGCGACGAGGACGCCGATCCAGTAGTCAGGAAGATCCACAAGGCCGGCAAGGTTCAGGAAGACGCGCTGCACGGGTTGTACGCCTCAAGCTACGGCGTCTTTGAGTACGAGCCGGACCCGGAGCTGCGCGACACCGAGCAGATCCCGCTGCTGGAAGACGGCGGCGTGGCCGCGTTCATTGAGCGAGAGGTCTGGCCGCACGCCGCCGACGCCTGGGTGGACGCGGACAGCCTGAAGACCGGCTACGAGATCAGCTTCACCCGCCACTTCTACAAGCCCCAACCGCTGCGGACCCTCGAGGAGATCACCGCCGACATCCGCGCCCTGGAGGCCGAGACTGATGGACTGCTGGCCGAGATTATTGGAAACGGAAGGTGACTGCGGACTACGGCTTGCCGG is from Deinococcus aerolatus and encodes:
- a CDS encoding type I restriction-modification system subunit M, which encodes MEQPQLSWIINFIWGIADDVLRDVYVRGKYRDVILPMMVLRRLDAVLEPTKQDVLDMKKSQDESGIVHQDEMLREAAGQAFYNTSPFTLRDLRNRASQQKLKADFEAYLDGFSPNVQQILDNFEFRNQLPRLIKADALGTLIEKLLDPAINLSPSPVLNGDGTVKVPGLDNHAMGTVFEELVRRFNEANNEEAGEHWTPRDAVRLMARLIFDPIADAVQDGTYLLYDGAFGTGGMLTVADETLRGLAEAQGKQVVTHLYGQEINAETYAIAKADLLLKGEGEEADNIVGGPEHSTLANDAFPSHEFDFMLSNPPYGKSWKSDLERMGGKDGMQDPRFIIDYAGESDYSLITRSSDGQMLFMANLLSKMKQGTPLGSRIATVHNGSSLFTGDAGQGESNIRRWIIENDWLEAIVALPLNMFYNTGIATYVWVLTNRKPAHRRGKVQLIDATGWNKPLRKNMGMKNCELAEGDIDRILAAFLTLEESEQSRVFPNEAFGYHKITVERPLRLRVDLSEGRRRQFQTVCTEAEELGVVKLITLAAEKLGAGPHTNYNTFSQQLRLLADQQGFKLTAKRLKLIQGSLAERDEDADPVVRKIHKAGKVQEDALHGLYASSYGVFEYEPDPELRDTEQIPLLEDGGVAAFIEREVWPHAADAWVDADSLKTGYEISFTRHFYKPQPLRTLEEITADIRALEAETDGLLAEIIGNGR